The segment TTGAGGTAAGTGCTTGACAAATCATAAAATTAACCAGTAATTCAAAACTGAGGCTATagaagcaaaaaataaatttggatCTTGTAAAGCTTTGAAGCAACCATTCTACCGTTATGAAGATTTCGATAAAGAAAAATGTGGCAAATAAAAATAGTGCACTGTGGTTCATAGGCTGTTTTCAAAATCTCAGTGTTTATActaaaaaatttgaaataagcACCTGCGGATGACATACACTTTCACAATTTATCGagtcaaataaaatttaaatagatTTTATATAGAATGTCCTCGCATAGCAAATCTGTTCCCGAACAAACAACCAAATTACCCAGATGCGTATTTCGGCCATTCCCGATAACTTTCATCCGCTATTTACTGCACTTTCTCACaaccgaaatacgtatctgcgtAAATTGTTTTTGTGCTTGGTACCTACCAGAATCAAAAAGTGAGCTCGTTAATGTCtagcaagaaaaagaaaacgttGATTGATGACGTTGATGACCGCCGGCTAACGTTGGGAAATAACAGACTGATGTTGCATAGCAGATTGCACATTTTGTACAAAAgttgtttttattgaaaacgttTATCGAATTCAAAAAAGCTTGCATTTAGCCTTTCAAATTACTATTAACATTGTCaaagatttaaaattttaattcgATATCTAAGCTAATTTCAAAAGGCTGGCGCCTAAACAGAAAATACGAgtaaaaaaatctgtgaaaaactATCCTTTGAGCCTCATTACAATTTAAAAATCTATTCGTTCTTAACTCCTGAATTAATAACCATTGCAACTTTTGAGCAAACCAGCAACGACCTGCATTTTaataaatagtaaattaattaGTAACTTTCCACAAACCATTCGGAGGtttattttgtcttcttttccgaAACCGGTGCCGGTTGGGTGCCCATTGCTAACCGAACCTTATCGATCACTTCGGTGAAAATAATCGTACCGGTGAATACTAGAATCGTTCCAATCCAGTGGTAGATAGTGAAGGGATTGCTGAAATAGACAATCGAGAACAGCAACGAGACAAACTTTCTCAGCGTGACTACGAGGGTCACTGTCAGCGAGGAGCATTCCGTCGTCAGCACGTACACCGAACTGATACACACATACTGTGTCAGAACATTACCCAGCAGGTACAACCAGGTGATTGGGATTGCGATATTGAGCACCGGTACGTCGTAAAGCGGGCTAGCATTGGCCAGCTTGATATGTTCCCAGATATTACCAGTAAGTAGTAGGAAAAAAGGTAGCGGTAGCAGATGCGTGTAGAATAAGGCTTCCTTTGGGTGTTTTCCGTAGCGTTTGTAAAGCACCTCCTGGTACAGTCCCATCCTAGCTGACACGAACAACGCCAGGGTAAGCAGAGAAATTCCAAGTGTCCACCAGAAAAATACCGTCATTGGATCTTCTTCAGCCGTCTCAGTAACCTGAGTGCTTTTGACATCCGAGCCGGATACAATCGTACAAATAACGATTCCCATCGTAATCATCCCGACGGACAGATACTTGGACAATACGTAGCGCTTCCGGAGTATGATAATTCCCATAATCATATTGGCTATCAGTGATCCTGCCCGAAAGATCATATGCAGTGGCATCGGGATGTTGAAATCGAACGCATAGTTATTGCACACGCTGGACACGAAGAACATTATCACCAGAATGGTGTAGTCTTTCAGACCTATCCGTGGCTTCACCGTACCGCATTTTGACGTGAACAGGAAACCTTCGAGCGAGATGAACAGGAACTGCAGGAAGGTTATCAGATTGCCCGATCCGGGGTCGATCCTAGACGAAAAGTGGGAAGGTATCTATTTTAATACAATGTTATGCTTCTAAACTCAAGACCCAAAATTCAAGCACGAGCCAGTGTGCTGTATCATTCAGCTTTATACTTTTTCACACACAAGTTACTCAGTGATTAATCAattttgaaattagatttgattgACAAAAAGCAAATGTCACGATGGAATTAAGCATAAACCCTTACTTTCATTCATTAGTTTTATACCGCATAGCCTGCTTATACGATGTCATAGTCCTTGCTTATTTGACAGGTGTAACCCAATTTCCACTTACTTGACCAATAGCTCCAGGAACACCACATTGCTGCAGCATCCCACGAAGACCATTACGATCGCTAGTGCAGCGTTCATTGTTTACGTAACTTGAGCTGTAATTAGCTGAACTAGACAACCACTAATTAACTCTAGGTCTAGCTATTAGAAAATGCAGCAGGGAGCACCAAATACAGGATAACGCCACACGCACGAAATCACCGCAGCCTACGGAATAACAAAACTGGTTGTAACAATTCAATGGCAAGTTCAAGTGGTCGGACGATTGCGGATATTTACTGACATTAGGAGCAAAGCAATGTCACTGTTTTTACTGCTCGAGACGGTCGAAGCACAACACATACTGTCCGTGCCCAAACTGCTGCTACCTGTCAGAGTATGTAGGTTTCGAATGTACACATCTC is part of the Sabethes cyaneus chromosome 2, idSabCyanKW18_F2, whole genome shotgun sequence genome and harbors:
- the LOC128734158 gene encoding UDP-xylose and UDP-N-acetylglucosamine transporter, coding for MNAALAIVMVFVGCCSNVVFLELLVKIDPGSGNLITFLQFLFISLEGFLFTSKCGTVKPRIGLKDYTILVIMFFVSSVCNNYAFDFNIPMPLHMIFRAGSLIANMIMGIIILRKRYVLSKYLSVGMITMGIVICTIVSGSDVKSTQVTETAEEDPMTVFFWWTLGISLLTLALFVSARMGLYQEVLYKRYGKHPKEALFYTHLLPLPFFLLLTGNIWEHIKLANASPLYDVPVLNIAIPITWLYLLGNVLTQYVCISSVYVLTTECSSLTVTLVVTLRKFVSLLFSIVYFSNPFTIYHWIGTILVFTGTIIFTEVIDKVRLAMGTQPAPVSEKKTK